In Calothrix sp. PCC 7507, one DNA window encodes the following:
- a CDS encoding class I SAM-dependent methyltransferase codes for MAIYEQIGKSYDFTRSADPEITARLAHFLQINADLSYLDVACGTGNYTLGLAQSGGIWHAVDQSPQMIAAAKNKSHTVAWQVAQAEALPYANGTFSGVLCTLAIHHFNTLVPAFKEIYRVLSHGCFVLFTATPEQMSKYWLVEYFPEAMRKSAEQMPRLEEVRNALNQAGFNSIDIEVYSVSKNLQDLFLYSGKHRPELYLDSNVRSGISTFALLASRDEITTGCQRLAADIECGMITKIIKKYDHAQGDYLFLIANKIN; via the coding sequence ATGGCTATCTATGAACAAATTGGTAAAAGCTATGATTTCACTCGTAGTGCTGACCCTGAGATTACTGCCCGATTAGCTCATTTTCTCCAGATTAACGCAGATTTATCATATCTAGATGTAGCATGTGGCACTGGAAATTACACACTGGGTTTAGCTCAATCTGGTGGTATTTGGCACGCGGTAGATCAATCACCACAAATGATTGCTGCTGCTAAAAACAAGAGTCATACTGTGGCTTGGCAAGTCGCCCAAGCAGAGGCATTACCTTACGCTAATGGGACTTTTTCCGGCGTACTATGTACATTAGCGATTCATCATTTTAATACACTAGTTCCAGCTTTTAAAGAAATTTATCGTGTTTTATCTCATGGTTGTTTTGTATTATTCACAGCTACACCAGAACAAATGAGCAAGTATTGGTTAGTCGAATATTTTCCCGAAGCTATGCGTAAATCCGCTGAACAAATGCCTAGGTTAGAGGAGGTCAGAAATGCTCTCAACCAGGCAGGTTTTAACTCAATAGATATCGAAGTTTATTCTGTTTCCAAAAACTTACAAGACTTGTTTCTCTACAGTGGCAAACATCGACCTGAGCTATATTTAGATTCTAATGTGCGATCGGGAATTTCCACGTTTGCTTTGCTAGCTTCTAGAGATGAAATTACCACAGGGTGTCAAAGGCTAGCAGCAGACATTGAGTGCGGAATGATTACCAAAATTATCAAAAAATATGACCACGCTCAAGGTGATTATCTATTTTTAATTGCCAATAAAATTAATTAA
- a CDS encoding precorrin-2 C(20)-methyltransferase → MKTPGRLYGVGVGPGDPELLTLKALRLLQAAPVIAYQSATNRDSIARKIVASYLTGNQIEVPFHLPRALEPEKAESIYDKEVAPIAEHLADGRDVVVLCEGDPFFYGSFMYVFTRLSDKYETEVVPGISSLMACPVALGVPFTYYNDILTVLPAPLPAEVLTTQLLATNAAAIIKLGRHFTKVRDILHQLGLASQARYIERATTTQQRIIPLDEVEPAEVPYFSMIVIPTKIRL, encoded by the coding sequence ATCAAAACGCCAGGTCGTCTTTATGGGGTTGGTGTAGGGCCTGGAGACCCAGAATTATTGACCCTAAAGGCGCTACGGTTATTACAAGCTGCACCCGTAATAGCTTATCAATCAGCAACAAATCGAGATAGTATCGCTAGAAAAATTGTAGCGTCATACTTAACTGGTAATCAAATCGAAGTGCCGTTTCACCTCCCCCGCGCCCTAGAACCAGAAAAAGCCGAGTCCATCTACGACAAAGAAGTCGCACCAATCGCTGAACATTTAGCCGACGGGAGAGATGTAGTAGTGTTGTGTGAGGGAGACCCGTTTTTCTACGGTTCTTTTATGTATGTATTTACACGGTTATCTGACAAGTATGAAACCGAAGTAGTCCCTGGGATTTCCTCACTCATGGCTTGTCCGGTAGCTTTGGGTGTACCGTTCACCTACTACAACGATATCTTGACTGTCTTACCTGCTCCACTCCCTGCAGAAGTCCTGACTACACAACTTTTGGCAACCAATGCAGCCGCAATTATCAAGCTTGGTCGTCACTTTACCAAAGTCCGGGATATCTTACATCAATTGGGGCTAGCATCCCAGGCTAGATATATTGAGCGAGCCACAACAACACAGCAACGCATCATCCCCCTTGATGAAGTTGAGCCGGCTGAAGTCCCTTATTTCTCAATGATTGTCATCCCAACCAAAATTCGACTATAG
- a CDS encoding glycerophosphodiester phosphodiesterase, whose protein sequence is MTTTSQNAAPIIIGHRGASGYRPEHTLAAYELAIDLGADYIEPDLVATKDGILVARHENEISETTDVAIHPEFAHRQTTKIIDGEAKIGWFTEDFTLKELKTLKAKERIPQLRSHNTAYDGLLTIPTLQEIIDLAKHKSTAIGRTIGIYPETKHPTYFQSIGLALEEPLLANLLTNGYQGTNAPIYIQSFEVSNLKNLSTKTDLPLVQLLNDSGKPYDFVVGGDSRTYADLVTPSELAKIAKYAQAIGVNKNLLINRDSNGKLLPQTSLVKNAHAAALQVHAWTFRNEDFFLPLDFQGNPRGEYKLFFSLGIDGVFSDFPDTAKSSRS, encoded by the coding sequence ATGACTACAACTTCGCAAAATGCAGCACCAATTATTATCGGACATCGCGGTGCTAGTGGCTACCGCCCAGAACATACCTTAGCTGCCTATGAACTAGCAATTGATTTAGGTGCTGACTATATTGAACCAGATTTGGTGGCAACCAAAGACGGTATTCTAGTGGCTCGCCATGAAAATGAAATTTCCGAAACCACAGACGTGGCGATACATCCAGAATTTGCTCACCGTCAAACTACCAAAATAATTGATGGTGAAGCAAAAATCGGTTGGTTTACCGAAGACTTTACCCTGAAAGAACTGAAAACACTTAAAGCCAAAGAGCGAATTCCGCAACTGCGATCGCACAACACCGCTTATGATGGATTATTGACAATCCCGACGCTGCAAGAAATTATCGATTTAGCCAAGCACAAAAGTACCGCAATTGGTCGGACTATTGGCATTTACCCAGAAACCAAACACCCAACTTACTTTCAATCTATAGGTTTAGCGCTAGAAGAACCTCTGTTAGCCAATTTGCTAACCAATGGTTATCAAGGGACTAACGCACCTATTTATATTCAATCTTTTGAAGTGAGCAACCTCAAAAACTTGTCTACAAAAACTGATTTACCTTTAGTGCAATTGCTGAATGACAGCGGTAAACCTTATGATTTTGTCGTCGGTGGTGACTCTCGCACCTACGCAGACTTGGTAACTCCGTCAGAATTAGCAAAGATTGCTAAATATGCACAGGCGATTGGCGTGAATAAAAATCTGTTGATTAACAGAGATAGTAATGGCAAATTGCTCCCGCAGACATCTTTAGTCAAAAATGCTCATGCAGCTGCTTTGCAGGTTCACGCTTGGACTTTCCGCAATGAGGATTTCTTTTTACCGCTAGATTTTCAAGGAAATCCCAGAGGAGAATATAAATTGTTTTTCAGCTTAGGTATTGATGGCGTATTTAGTGATTTTCCCGATACAGCCAAGTCTTCGAGGAGTTAG
- a CDS encoding precorrin-8X methylmutase, producing the protein MPDYIRDANEIYRNSFAIIRSEANLEILPTDVAKVAVRLIHACGMTDIVTDLGYSPTAVESGRAALAAGAPILCDCRMVADGVTKGRLPANNQVICTLNDPEVPELAQRLGTTRSAAALELWIPYLDGAVVAIGNAPTALFRLLEMLDTVVTKPAVILGFPVGFVGAAESKTALAGDSRNVPFLTLHGRRGGSAIAAAAVNALATEKE; encoded by the coding sequence ATGCCCGACTACATCCGAGATGCCAATGAAATATACCGTAATTCCTTCGCCATCATCCGGTCGGAAGCAAACCTAGAAATATTGCCGACTGATGTAGCAAAAGTAGCAGTGCGTCTAATTCATGCCTGTGGAATGACGGATATTGTTACTGACTTAGGATATTCCCCAACAGCAGTAGAGTCTGGACGGGCAGCACTAGCAGCAGGGGCACCGATTCTGTGCGATTGTCGCATGGTTGCTGATGGGGTTACAAAGGGACGTTTACCTGCAAATAACCAAGTGATCTGTACCCTCAACGATCCAGAAGTACCAGAACTTGCCCAACGTCTAGGAACGACCAGATCCGCTGCTGCCCTAGAATTATGGATACCTTACTTAGATGGCGCAGTAGTAGCCATCGGTAACGCACCTACAGCACTGTTCCGGCTACTAGAAATGTTGGATACAGTCGTCACAAAACCGGCAGTCATCTTAGGTTTTCCCGTTGGGTTTGTTGGTGCAGCCGAGTCGAAAACAGCATTGGCAGGCGACAGCCGCAACGTACCTTTTTTAACTTTACACGGACGGCGTGGTGGTAGTGCGATCGCCGCCGCCGCCGTCAATGCGCTAGCCACGGAGAAAGAATGA
- a CDS encoding DUF11 domain-containing protein codes for MNTRISPLLSSYKGRFISSFALFLCLLGQGIKPSWAEGSKELVSDGGDRPYLEWSDRSTATVPRKPKLQVYVQAGEIVNLGSSVASSFSNPQDIVYTSPFGTDNGACDVDATTGFGFIDTIAKETAGPLPKNPLPTDVGYTPCKFTAKETGIYTVEFHAPVTDGTNVDPPAIAANAQFSTGANQGMAVAAWDITVRDKTDTITYKGRVFTKYIALNLGANSKSLNAKLYIQTKDGYRYETDMNGVDPFAFIFFANSRGYIDQTNNSTLYHSAGGASNNNLNFPGNVTVQDPSVADTPTNITHLVFFNRPDTTTLNALSIPTTAILPVEPNSFKFTGGTGGSGNQTRVGVGGYFSFNTATNGSYQIIIDTNNDGIYDASTDRVLQNLTSVGSNVVLWDGKDANKVNLQPLPNNEAYKAIITARAGEYHFPMLDAENNPQGFKITMENPPGPFSNFVDLNGQQIGTTTVYYNDSNYTTANGTTVNLNATGSQVATNPRNAARGINSANGEHEFNSNYGDFKGIDTWTYFSSKAVMTPLVITTSSQANVKGIKSVRFLTDNDGNGIVTVGDTVEYTITYSNLNPGNSDAINFVINDTLPPQLTFVSAAITTATAGNNITLNSGYQGSGAVTNSGTLRVGDTITIKISGKINNANGGNSIGNQANATFNTPDNPSGTVGTVLTDANSAGATTNPPTPSNFFSQIANDNVETGNNPNDTADDEPTLFTVVNVVGSNPQLLLVKRITAINGTTINQYVDDTTSTEKNNDNNPNWPTPLDPNSGISTFLRGVINGGTVKPNDELEYTIYFLASGDTPITNVNMCDLVPNNVTFIPSSFTGNTPTDQGLPGADSGIALTIGATTKYLTNVVDAPDRGQYFPPGMTPPSSFKCSAANTNGTVLVNIVSKTTPSTTPPQPNEILPNATAPGTPNSYGFVRFRAKVK; via the coding sequence ATGAACACTAGGATAAGTCCATTACTAAGCAGCTACAAAGGACGATTCATCAGTAGCTTTGCCCTTTTTTTATGTCTCTTAGGACAAGGTATAAAACCTAGCTGGGCTGAGGGAAGCAAAGAGTTAGTATCGGATGGCGGAGACAGACCCTATCTTGAATGGTCCGATCGCTCGACTGCCACCGTTCCCCGAAAACCAAAACTCCAAGTCTACGTCCAAGCGGGAGAAATTGTTAATCTTGGCTCTAGTGTGGCAAGTAGTTTCTCTAACCCACAAGATATTGTCTACACGAGTCCCTTCGGTACTGACAATGGTGCATGTGATGTCGATGCTACTACTGGCTTTGGCTTCATTGATACTATTGCCAAAGAAACAGCAGGCCCCTTACCCAAAAACCCCTTACCTACTGACGTTGGCTACACCCCCTGTAAGTTCACTGCTAAAGAAACTGGCATTTATACAGTCGAGTTTCATGCTCCTGTAACTGACGGCACAAATGTCGATCCTCCCGCAATAGCTGCAAATGCTCAATTCTCTACAGGAGCAAACCAAGGCATGGCAGTAGCAGCCTGGGATATCACAGTCAGAGATAAGACTGACACCATCACCTACAAAGGTCGAGTGTTTACCAAATACATCGCCCTAAATCTGGGAGCCAATTCTAAATCACTCAACGCCAAGCTTTATATTCAAACTAAAGATGGGTATCGGTATGAAACCGACATGAATGGAGTCGATCCCTTTGCCTTCATCTTTTTTGCTAATAGCCGAGGATATATTGACCAAACGAATAACAGTACTCTTTACCATTCAGCTGGCGGTGCTAGTAATAATAACCTGAACTTTCCTGGTAATGTTACGGTTCAAGACCCTAGTGTTGCAGATACACCGACAAATATTACTCACCTGGTTTTCTTCAACCGACCAGACACAACCACACTCAATGCTTTAAGTATTCCCACAACAGCAATTTTGCCTGTAGAACCAAATTCTTTCAAATTTACTGGAGGGACTGGAGGTAGCGGTAATCAAACTCGTGTTGGGGTGGGAGGATATTTTAGTTTCAATACTGCTACCAATGGCAGCTATCAAATTATTATTGACACCAACAACGACGGTATTTATGATGCCAGTACTGATAGGGTACTGCAAAACTTAACGTCTGTCGGTTCTAATGTGGTGTTATGGGATGGAAAAGATGCCAATAAAGTAAATTTGCAACCCCTACCAAATAATGAAGCATACAAAGCCATCATCACAGCCAGAGCCGGGGAATATCACTTCCCCATGTTGGATGCTGAGAATAATCCCCAGGGATTTAAAATCACAATGGAAAACCCTCCTGGCCCGTTTAGTAACTTTGTGGATCTAAATGGGCAACAGATTGGTACGACCACAGTCTACTACAATGACAGTAATTACACCACTGCTAATGGCACAACAGTTAACTTAAATGCTACAGGCTCTCAGGTAGCTACTAATCCCCGTAATGCTGCCAGAGGTATAAATAGTGCGAATGGAGAGCATGAGTTTAACAGCAACTATGGTGACTTCAAGGGGATAGACACTTGGACATACTTCTCCAGTAAAGCAGTCATGACTCCCTTGGTAATTACCACAAGTAGTCAGGCAAACGTTAAAGGCATCAAATCTGTTCGCTTCTTAACAGACAATGATGGTAACGGGATAGTCACTGTGGGCGATACCGTTGAATATACAATTACTTACTCTAACCTGAATCCAGGCAACAGCGACGCGATTAACTTTGTCATCAATGACACATTGCCTCCGCAGTTAACCTTTGTGAGTGCGGCAATTACAACTGCTACTGCGGGGAATAATATCACTCTCAATTCTGGTTATCAAGGTTCTGGTGCTGTCACCAATTCTGGTACTCTGCGTGTAGGCGACACCATCACCATTAAAATTAGTGGCAAGATTAACAATGCTAATGGCGGCAATTCAATTGGCAACCAAGCAAATGCCACCTTCAACACACCAGATAATCCCTCAGGAACAGTTGGCACAGTATTAACAGATGCAAACTCTGCTGGTGCTACTACTAACCCACCTACCCCCAGCAATTTCTTCTCACAAATTGCTAATGATAATGTGGAGACAGGTAATAATCCCAATGATACAGCAGACGATGAGCCGACACTTTTCACAGTAGTAAATGTTGTCGGTTCCAATCCTCAGTTGTTGCTTGTCAAACGCATCACTGCCATTAATGGCACTACCATCAACCAATATGTGGATGACACTACCTCCACCGAAAAAAACAACGACAATAACCCCAACTGGCCTACACCTTTAGATCCTAATAGTGGCATCAGCACATTCTTACGGGGTGTCATTAACGGCGGTACTGTCAAACCAAATGATGAATTAGAATATACTATTTACTTTCTTGCCAGTGGAGATACGCCCATTACTAATGTCAATATGTGTGATTTAGTGCCGAACAATGTTACCTTTATTCCCTCTTCCTTCACAGGAAATACTCCTACTGATCAAGGTTTGCCAGGTGCTGATTCTGGCATTGCCCTAACTATTGGTGCTACCACAAAGTATCTAACCAATGTTGTTGATGCACCCGATCGCGGCCAATATTTTCCACCAGGAATGACGCCACCATCATCATTTAAGTGTTCAGCGGCTAATACGAATGGAACAGTTTTAGTGAACATTGTGAGCAAAACTACACCTTCGACAACTCCACCCCAGCCTAACGAAATATTGCCCAATGCTACTGCACCAGGTACACCTAATTCCTATGGCTTTGTGCGTTTCCGCGCCAAGGTAAAATAA
- the cobG gene encoding precorrin-3B synthase yields the protein MLSGFSACPGLFYPTPAQDGTLSRIRIPGGSLNSRQLCAIAQIAHQCGGGYADVTNRANLQIREIHQDIDAGVMKRLQDLGLGSSNPAVDHIRNIMTSPTAGIDSQELIDTHPFVQGWENYIATHPELSGLSAKFSVCFDGGGIVSVCDRLNDITFAAVLIAGKVYFRLYLSVGAKGEPPSDTGILLLPKQCLPVLATLANVYLEHTDITSRRKLRFRELLNALGCDNYLQQVQQHLPFSLFVNQQYPNITSKVSTNNYRHIGIHPQRQPSLYYIGVVLPLGRLETRQMKGLADLAKKYGSDTIRLTPWQNLLITDIPQQWVADVVSELADLGLDSSPKNINSALVACSGKKGCAASATDTKSHALGLTEYLKTRVALDRPVNIHVSGCAKSCAQHSKSDIALLGISWEENNRTTEGYHIYVGNGDCNQKFGREIYQSVAVAELPTLLEQMLKVYKIQRINSSESFGEFANRYAIAQLKHLFASSWQRSGSGAGGRGR from the coding sequence TTGCTATCTGGATTTTCGGCTTGTCCTGGTTTGTTTTACCCTACACCTGCTCAAGATGGCACATTGTCTCGCATCAGAATACCGGGTGGGAGTCTCAATAGTAGACAATTATGTGCGATCGCCCAAATTGCACATCAATGTGGTGGTGGCTATGCCGATGTGACAAATCGAGCTAACCTCCAAATTCGGGAAATTCACCAAGATATCGATGCTGGAGTTATGAAACGCTTGCAGGATTTAGGGTTGGGTTCCAGTAATCCGGCTGTAGATCACATCCGCAACATTATGACTAGTCCCACTGCTGGTATCGATTCGCAGGAATTGATTGACACACACCCTTTTGTCCAAGGCTGGGAAAATTACATTGCAACACATCCAGAACTGTCAGGACTGTCTGCGAAATTTAGCGTTTGCTTTGATGGTGGTGGGATAGTTTCGGTGTGCGATCGCCTGAATGATATCACCTTCGCTGCCGTCTTAATTGCAGGTAAGGTTTACTTCCGCCTTTATTTAAGTGTAGGCGCTAAGGGAGAACCACCAAGCGATACAGGAATTTTATTACTACCAAAGCAATGCTTACCAGTTTTGGCTACTTTAGCTAACGTCTACCTAGAACATACAGATATTACTAGCAGGCGCAAGTTGCGCTTCCGAGAGTTGCTAAATGCTTTAGGTTGTGACAATTATCTCCAACAAGTCCAGCAGCATCTCCCCTTTTCTCTGTTCGTCAATCAGCAATATCCCAACATTACATCCAAAGTCTCCACAAATAATTATCGACACATTGGCATCCATCCCCAACGTCAACCGAGTTTATATTATATTGGTGTAGTTTTGCCCCTCGGCCGTCTAGAAACTCGGCAAATGAAGGGTTTAGCTGATTTAGCCAAAAAATACGGCAGTGATACGATTCGACTGACACCTTGGCAAAATTTACTTATTACCGATATTCCCCAGCAATGGGTTGCTGATGTCGTTAGTGAATTAGCTGACTTAGGCTTGGATTCTTCTCCCAAAAATATTAACAGTGCATTAGTTGCCTGTTCTGGCAAGAAAGGTTGTGCAGCTTCGGCAACTGACACCAAAAGTCACGCTTTAGGATTAACAGAATATCTCAAAACTCGTGTTGCCCTCGATCGCCCAGTTAACATTCATGTCAGCGGCTGTGCTAAATCCTGCGCCCAACATAGCAAAAGTGACATCGCCCTGCTTGGTATTAGCTGGGAGGAAAATAATCGCACCACAGAAGGCTATCACATTTATGTGGGTAATGGTGACTGCAACCAAAAATTCGGTCGTGAAATCTACCAATCCGTGGCTGTTGCAGAATTGCCTACATTGCTAGAGCAGATGCTAAAAGTGTATAAAATCCAACGGATAAATTCTAGCGAATCCTTTGGAGAATTTGCCAATCGATATGCGATCGCACAATTAAAACACCTATTCGCTTCATCTTGGCAGCGCAGCGGGAGTGGGGCAGGGGGTAGGGGAAGATGA